The Oscillospiraceae bacterium genome has a segment encoding these proteins:
- a CDS encoding phospho-sugar mutase, translated as MNTTELYTQWLEKATADPDLQAELQAIAGQDEEIRDRFYRSLEFGTAGLRGVIGAGTNRMNVYTVGRATQGLADYLNAKYDHPSVAIGYDSRIKSDLFSKEAAAVLAGNGIKVYLYKELEPTPCLSFAVRQLGAQSGIILTASHNPAKYNGYKCYNKNGYQMTDDEAAETYHYIEKVDYFTGIKKANFDAAVADGTVEYIGEKMMTAFLDAVETQCMNRGVCQKADLKVIYTPLNGTGNKPVRAILDRIGVPHVYVVPEQELPDGNFPTCPYPNPEIKQAFELALKMNENIHADLLLATDPDCDRVGIAVMQGGKVRLMSGNEVGAMLLNYLLEMRKQKGTLSQNSVAVKSFVSTDLAQAIAARYGCTFKNLLTGFKYIGEVVTQLESQGRADDFVMGFEESYGYLAGTHARDKDAVVASMLICEMAAYYKLQGLSLGDVMDKIYADYGYYDNAVVSYTFEGEAGMEKMAGIMNHLRQNPPKSLGDSPVVEHSDYQSSLSTDLVNGESTSIDLPKSNVLEYKAENGCKLIVRPSGTEPKIKTYVTAVAADKAVAQKMGQQLIDESAAWMA; from the coding sequence ATGAATACCACAGAACTCTATACCCAGTGGCTGGAAAAGGCCACCGCTGATCCGGACCTGCAGGCAGAGCTGCAAGCCATCGCCGGACAGGATGAGGAAATTCGCGATCGGTTCTACCGCTCACTGGAGTTCGGCACCGCCGGGCTGCGAGGCGTGATCGGCGCCGGTACAAACCGTATGAATGTGTACACCGTAGGCCGTGCCACCCAAGGGCTGGCCGATTATCTGAACGCCAAATACGACCACCCGTCCGTGGCCATCGGCTATGACTCCCGGATCAAGAGCGACCTGTTCTCCAAAGAGGCGGCTGCTGTGCTGGCAGGCAACGGCATTAAGGTATATCTTTATAAAGAGTTGGAGCCCACCCCCTGCCTGTCCTTTGCGGTGCGGCAGCTGGGCGCCCAGAGCGGCATTATCCTCACCGCCTCCCACAACCCGGCCAAGTATAACGGCTACAAGTGCTACAACAAAAACGGCTACCAAATGACCGACGACGAAGCGGCGGAGACTTACCATTATATTGAAAAGGTGGACTACTTCACCGGCATTAAGAAAGCGAACTTTGACGCCGCTGTGGCAGACGGCACCGTGGAATACATTGGCGAAAAGATGATGACCGCCTTTTTGGACGCGGTAGAGACCCAGTGTATGAACCGGGGCGTGTGCCAAAAGGCAGACCTGAAAGTGATCTACACCCCCCTAAACGGCACCGGCAATAAGCCGGTACGGGCGATCCTTGACCGGATCGGCGTGCCCCATGTGTATGTGGTGCCAGAGCAGGAGTTGCCGGACGGCAACTTCCCCACCTGCCCCTACCCGAACCCGGAGATCAAGCAGGCCTTTGAACTGGCACTGAAAATGAACGAAAATATCCACGCTGATCTGCTGCTGGCAACCGATCCGGACTGCGACCGGGTAGGCATTGCGGTGATGCAAGGGGGCAAAGTACGGCTGATGAGCGGCAACGAAGTAGGCGCTATGCTGCTGAATTACCTGCTGGAAATGCGAAAGCAAAAAGGCACCCTGAGCCAAAACAGCGTGGCGGTGAAGTCCTTTGTATCCACCGATCTGGCCCAGGCCATTGCTGCCCGCTACGGCTGCACCTTTAAGAATCTGCTCACCGGATTTAAGTACATCGGCGAGGTGGTAACGCAGCTGGAGTCCCAGGGCCGTGCAGACGACTTTGTGATGGGCTTTGAGGAAAGCTACGGTTATCTGGCCGGCACCCATGCCCGGGATAAGGACGCCGTGGTGGCCAGTATGCTCATTTGCGAAATGGCCGCCTACTACAAGCTGCAAGGGCTGAGTTTGGGCGATGTGATGGACAAAATTTACGCCGACTACGGCTACTATGACAACGCAGTGGTCAGCTACACCTTTGAGGGCGAAGCCGGTATGGAAAAGATGGCCGGGATCATGAACCACCTGCGCCAAAATCCGCCAAAATCTCTGGGCGACAGCCCGGTGGTGGAACACAGCGACTACCAAAGCTCCCTATCCACCGACTTGGTTAACGGCGAGTCCACCTCCATTGACCTGCCCAAATCCAATGTGCTGGAATACAAGGCGGAGAACGGCTGCAAGCTGATCGTGCGCCCCTCCGGCACGGAGCCGAAGATCAAAACCTATGTGACCGCCGTAGCCGCAGACAAAGCCGTTGCCCAGAAAATGGGGCAGCAGCTCATAGACGAAAGCGCCGCCTGGATGGCGTAA
- a CDS encoding EamA family transporter, producing MWILFAVGSAFFAGATSVLAKAGIKSVSSDFATAFRTGVVLIFSWLMVFVVGCQYAVSTITPRALVFLALSGAATGLSWLCYFKALSIGNLSKVVAVDKSSTFLTILLALIFFREPFRWLTGLGIAVMIAGTALMLEKGDAKKGERGWLFYAAGSAVFAALQSILGKVGVQDMDSTLATALRTVVVLVFAWAIVLGKKEGGDWKKMTRRDAVLLVLSGITTGASWLCYYRALQTGRASVVVPIDKCSMLFAVALSAIFLKEKQTRRSLLALALVVAGTLMIALA from the coding sequence ATGTGGATCTTATTTGCCGTAGGCAGCGCTTTTTTTGCCGGCGCTACCTCTGTACTGGCCAAGGCGGGGATCAAATCCGTGTCCTCGGACTTTGCCACTGCCTTTCGCACCGGCGTGGTGCTGATCTTCTCCTGGCTGATGGTCTTTGTGGTAGGGTGCCAATACGCCGTCTCCACCATTACCCCACGGGCACTGGTGTTCCTGGCCCTGTCCGGCGCCGCCACCGGACTGTCCTGGCTGTGCTACTTTAAGGCCCTATCCATCGGCAACCTGAGCAAGGTGGTGGCGGTGGACAAATCCTCCACTTTTCTGACCATTCTGCTGGCGCTGATCTTCTTCCGCGAGCCGTTTCGTTGGCTCACCGGGCTGGGGATCGCCGTGATGATCGCCGGCACAGCCCTAATGCTGGAAAAGGGCGACGCCAAAAAGGGCGAAAGAGGCTGGCTGTTTTACGCCGCGGGCAGCGCCGTCTTTGCCGCGCTGCAGTCCATACTGGGCAAGGTGGGCGTGCAGGATATGGACTCCACCCTGGCCACCGCCCTGCGCACCGTGGTGGTGCTGGTCTTTGCCTGGGCCATTGTGCTGGGCAAGAAAGAGGGCGGCGACTGGAAAAAGATGACCCGCCGGGACGCCGTGCTTCTGGTGCTGTCCGGGATCACCACCGGCGCCAGCTGGTTGTGCTACTACCGGGCGCTGCAAACCGGCCGCGCCAGCGTGGTGGTGCCCATCGACAAGTGCTCCATGCTCTTTGCCGTGGCACTGTCCGCCATCTTCTTAAAAGAGAAGCAGACCCGCCGCAGCCTATTGGCGCTGGCACTGGTGGTGGCAGGCACTTTAATGATCGCCTTGGCCTGA
- a CDS encoding lactate utilization protein gives MDARIEETIKNLKRRGFEPYYLESRAQVLPLVQKLVPAGSSVSHGGSETLKEVGVIDLLSGGDYQYINRAGLEGEALRQCYQDAFGCDAYFTSSNAITTDGVLYNVDGNSNRVACIVFGPRQVIMIVGRNKIVDTFDQAVERVKRIAAPRNTQRLHCKTPCAATGHCISLDQEDPALCDGCFSPQRVCCNYVTTAFDRHIGRIKVLIVDEELGY, from the coding sequence ATGGACGCAAGAATAGAAGAAACCATCAAAAACTTAAAAAGACGGGGCTTTGAGCCGTATTATTTGGAGAGCCGGGCACAGGTGCTGCCCCTGGTGCAAAAGCTGGTGCCTGCGGGCAGCAGCGTGTCCCACGGCGGATCGGAGACCTTAAAGGAAGTGGGCGTGATCGACCTGCTCTCCGGTGGGGATTATCAATATATCAACCGGGCCGGACTGGAGGGCGAGGCGCTGCGCCAATGCTACCAGGATGCCTTTGGCTGTGACGCCTATTTCACTTCTTCCAACGCCATTACTACCGACGGGGTGCTTTATAATGTGGACGGCAACTCCAACCGGGTGGCCTGCATTGTGTTTGGTCCCCGCCAGGTGATTATGATCGTGGGGCGCAACAAGATCGTAGATACCTTTGACCAGGCGGTGGAGCGGGTAAAGCGCATTGCTGCTCCCCGCAACACCCAGCGGCTCCATTGCAAGACCCCTTGCGCCGCTACCGGCCATTGCATCAGTTTGGATCAGGAAGACCCCGCCCTGTGCGACGGCTGCTTTAGCCCCCAGCGGGTGTGCTGCAACTATGTGACCACCGCCTTTGACCGCCATATCGGCCGCATTAAGGTGCTGATCGTGGACGAGGAACTGGGTTATTAA
- a CDS encoding YifB family Mg chelatase-like AAA ATPase: protein MYAKVESLGLNGLDAFSVTVEADISTGLPRFDIVGLPDMAVRESRERVRATIKNGGYQFPVSRMTVNIAPADVKKEGAVYDLPVFVALMKASGQIHGSTDGCAFLGELSLDGEIRPCTGVLPMVLCAREKGLHAVFVPAANRDEGSIVEGIDVLPVAHVRQVLDHLQGKAPVEPCYRAFSPEEDTLEYLDFADVKGQQNAKRALEIAAAGGHNCLMIGPPGTGKSMLAKRLPSILPEMTFEEQIETTKIYSIAGALPSGTRLISHRPFRSPHHTVSPQGLTGGGAVPKPGEISLAHNGVLFMDEFPEFDRRTKESLRQPLEDGVITISRAGGSLTYPSNIMVVAAMNPCPCGFLGHPTKACTCSQAAVNRYRDKVSGPILDRIDLHVEVQSVDYAQLADTTRGEPSSAIRQRVNRARQMQARRFAGTGITCNAKMPPQMTKDCCRLTEDASALLQISFDKLGLSARAYDKILRIARTIADLEQTEEINGAHISEALQYRALDRKYWNR, encoded by the coding sequence ATGTATGCTAAGGTGGAGAGCTTGGGTCTGAACGGGCTGGACGCTTTTTCCGTTACGGTAGAGGCGGATATCAGCACCGGTCTGCCCCGGTTTGACATTGTGGGTCTGCCGGATATGGCGGTGCGAGAGAGTCGGGAGCGGGTGCGGGCGACCATTAAGAACGGGGGCTACCAGTTCCCGGTGTCCCGTATGACGGTAAATATTGCCCCGGCAGATGTAAAAAAAGAGGGCGCCGTTTACGACCTGCCGGTGTTTGTGGCACTGATGAAAGCCAGCGGCCAAATTCACGGCAGCACCGACGGCTGTGCCTTTTTAGGCGAGCTGTCTCTGGACGGCGAAATCCGGCCCTGCACCGGAGTGCTGCCCATGGTGCTGTGCGCCCGGGAAAAAGGGCTGCACGCGGTGTTTGTTCCCGCTGCCAACCGGGACGAGGGCAGCATAGTGGAGGGCATAGATGTGTTGCCGGTGGCCCATGTGCGCCAGGTGCTGGATCACTTGCAGGGCAAGGCACCGGTAGAGCCTTGCTACCGGGCATTTTCCCCGGAGGAGGACACGCTGGAGTACCTGGACTTTGCAGATGTAAAGGGGCAGCAGAACGCCAAGCGGGCGCTGGAGATCGCAGCTGCCGGGGGACACAATTGCCTGATGATCGGCCCGCCGGGCACCGGCAAGTCTATGCTGGCCAAGCGGCTGCCGTCTATTTTGCCGGAAATGACCTTTGAGGAGCAGATCGAGACCACCAAGATTTATTCCATTGCCGGGGCACTGCCCAGCGGCACTCGGCTGATCAGCCACCGACCTTTTCGCAGTCCCCACCACACGGTATCGCCCCAGGGGCTTACCGGCGGCGGTGCGGTGCCCAAGCCCGGCGAGATTAGCCTGGCCCATAACGGAGTGCTGTTTATGGACGAGTTCCCGGAGTTTGACCGGCGTACGAAGGAGTCTCTGCGCCAGCCCTTGGAGGACGGTGTGATCACCATTTCCCGCGCCGGGGGCAGCCTAACCTATCCCTCTAATATTATGGTGGTGGCGGCGATGAACCCTTGCCCCTGCGGATTTTTGGGTCATCCCACCAAGGCCTGCACTTGCAGCCAGGCGGCGGTGAACCGCTACCGGGACAAGGTCAGCGGTCCCATTTTGGATCGGATTGACCTGCATGTGGAGGTGCAGAGCGTGGACTATGCCCAGTTGGCAGATACCACCCGGGGCGAACCAAGCAGCGCCATTCGGCAGCGGGTGAACCGGGCACGCCAAATGCAGGCGCGGCGCTTTGCGGGCACCGGCATTACCTGCAATGCCAAAATGCCGCCCCAAATGACCAAGGACTGTTGCCGCCTGACGGAGGATGCCTCCGCCCTGCTGCAAATCAGCTTTGATAAATTAGGGTTGTCTGCCCGGGCGTATGACAAAATCCTGCGCATTGCCCGCACCATTGCGGACCTGGAGCAGACAGAGGAAATTAACGGCGCCCACATCTCGGAGGCGCTGCAATACCGGGCGCTGGACCGGAAATACTGGAACCGATAA